Proteins co-encoded in one Pseudophryne corroboree isolate aPseCor3 chromosome 1, aPseCor3.hap2, whole genome shotgun sequence genomic window:
- the LOC135050379 gene encoding uncharacterized protein LOC135050379: protein MSPTSQEEIEEMREVPYQNAVSSLMYASIGSHPNITHAVSRASQFAINPGRQHWIAVKRILRYLKGTSSLKLVFTKSKGMTFEVFCDAKWVSDEDNCHSYMGYLFILSGAAISRARRKQPTVALSTTEAEYMALTETSKEAL, encoded by the coding sequence atgtcaccaaccagccaggaggagatagaggaaatgagagaggttccttatcaaaatgctgttagtagcttaatgtatgcaagtattgggagtCACCccaacatcacacatgcagtgagccgggcaagccagtttgcaattaaccctgggaggcaacactggattgcagttaaaagaatcttaaggtacttaaaaggtacaagttcattaaagttggtgtttacaaagtcaaaaggtatgACTTTCGAAGTTTTCTGTGATGCTAAATGGGTATCAGATGAGGATAACTGTCATTCCTACATGGGATACCTGTTCATTTTGTCAGGCGCAGCCATCAGCCGGGCGAGGAGAAAGCAACCGactgttgccctatccaccactgaggcggagtacatggcacttacagaaacttcaaaagaagcttTATGA